In Candidatus Cloacimonadota bacterium, the genomic stretch TATCTATGTCTTTGCTGATGATAATGTCTGGAAATACGCAGAACCTCATCTCCGAAAAAGTTTGGAAAGATTCCAATTCACAACTGAAAACGAGAAATTCTTCGAAGTTAAGAAGGCTCCCATCAATTCTATCGAGCAGTTCTATAAATTCAATAATCTCGTTTTTTTCTGTGATATGGAATCTGACGAGGAAGTTTCTTCTTATGTGAAAAGCATTATGGGTGATAAGATCGCTGAAGAGATCAAAGTCAATGCAGTGGCTATGTATCCGGTTGAAAATCTCTGGGCAAGAAACCAGTTCATTCTCTTTATTGTCGGAGATAACGAAAGAGACCTCTTAAGTTTCAATATTTTGCAGGCAAATGCGACCTTCGATCTATTTAAGGATAAACTCTTTGAGAGAATAGAACAACAGGTCTACAGACAGAAAACATATGCGGAAAACACTTTTCAGAAATTTCCCTGGTCCCTGCAACTGCCAAAGAATTACATTGTTTACAAACAAGACGATGCCAATCGTTTCATTTCCTTTATTGCTCGTTTGAAAAACAAACCGGACAGGTTCATTTCTGTCTATTACGAGAAAATGACACAAGACAATTTCAACAAAGAATGGCTCAAACAAAAAAGAGCAGAACTTGCCTGGAATTATTACGAGGAAGACGAATTTGCTGATAAAGATATCAAATTAGAAAAAAATATGCTTGGAAAATATGAATGCTGGAAACTTTCCGGCAGATGGCAGAATAAAAAATTTGTTGTGGGCGGAGCATTCCGGAGTTTTGCTTTTTATGATGAGAAATCTCAAACTGCTTTTCTCATTGATAATTCTGTTTATTTCCCGACAGGATATAAACTCCCTGCTTTGATCGAGTTGGAAGTTATCAGCAGGAGTATCGTAATTCGGAATTAATGTAACTCATCCGGCAGCTGCCGGATTGAGAAAAAAGAGCACAATCAGAATTGATTGTGATACAGTAACTCGATTTTCCGAAATCGAGAAATTTAACAAGATCGGAATCTTGTT encodes the following:
- a CDS encoding DUF4837 family protein, whose translation is MKNDKQFMKRNSIFLFLLFFLIAGCSKESKTNPSTKGTDIRKPFSWGHQQTIYVFADDNVWKYAEPHLRKSLERFQFTTENEKFFEVKKAPINSIEQFYKFNNLVFFCDMESDEEVSSYVKSIMGDKIAEEIKVNAVAMYPVENLWARNQFILFIVGDNERDLLSFNILQANATFDLFKDKLFERIEQQVYRQKTYAENTFQKFPWSLQLPKNYIVYKQDDANRFISFIARLKNKPDRFISVYYEKMTQDNFNKEWLKQKRAELAWNYYEEDEFADKDIKLEKNMLGKYECWKLSGRWQNKKFVVGGAFRSFAFYDEKSQTAFLIDNSVYFPTGYKLPALIELEVISRSIVIRN